The following are encoded together in the Populus trichocarpa isolate Nisqually-1 chromosome 5, P.trichocarpa_v4.1, whole genome shotgun sequence genome:
- the LOC18098626 gene encoding probable protein phosphatase 2C 5 isoform X1 codes for MLDLLTPLHVSTDEVSRMRPPLVPLATLIGRELRNEKIEKPYVKYGQAALAKKGEDYFLIKPDCQRVAGDLSTSFSVFAIFDGHNGISAAIFAKEQLLDNVLSAIPQDISREEWLQALPRALVAGFVKTDIEFQQGGETSGTTVTFVIIDGWTVTVASVGDSRCILDSQGGVVSLLTVDHRLEENVEERERVTASGGEVGRLNVFGGNEVGPLRCWPGGLCLSRSIGDTDVGEFIVPIPHVKQVKISNFGGRLVIASDGIWDALSSDMAAKSCRGLPAELAAKLVVKEALRSRGLKDDTTCLVVDIIPSDILFLPPIPRKKHNMFSSLLFGKKALSSVSKSTNKLSAVGVVEELFEEGSAVLAERLGKDFPVNTNSGIHRCAVCQVDQTPADGLSVNSGSFFSPGSKPCEGPFLCSNCRKKKDAMEGKRPSRTTVTA; via the exons ATGCTGGATCTGTTGACACCTCTTCATGTTTCAACC GACGAAGTATCAAGGATGAGACCTCCTCTCGTTCCACTTGCGACATTGATTGGACGTGAGCTTAGGAACGAGAAGATTGAGAAACCTTACGTGAAGTATGGACAAGCTGCTTTAGCAAAGAAAGGAGAGGATTACTTTCTCATAAAACCCGACTGCCAGAGGGTTGCTGGGGATCTGTCGACATCATTTTCTGTGTTTGCG ATCTTTGATGGACATAATGGGATATCAGCTGCTATCTTTGCAAAGGAGCAGTTACTGGATAATGTCTTGAGTGCAATTCCTCAAGACATCAGTAGGGAAGAGTGGCTTCAAGCGCTTCCTCGAGCACTTGTTGCTGGTTTTGTGAAAACTGACATAGAATTCCAGCAGGGAG GGGAGACTTCCGGGACAACTGTGACATTTGTCATAATCGATGGGTGGACTGTGACTGTTGCTTCTGTGGGGGATTCACGATGCATATTGGACAGCCAGGGGGGTGTGGTTTCTCTCTTGACAGTTGATCACAGGCTGGAAGAAAATGTAGAAGAGAGGGAACGTGTAACTGCAAGTGGGGGTGAAGTAGGAAGGCTAAATGTTTTTGGGGGCAACGAG GTTGGTCCTCTGCGTTGTTGGCCAGGTGGATTATGTCTTTCTAGGTCAATTGGCGACACGGATGTTGGAGAGTTCATTGTTCCAATACCCCATGTTAAGCAAGTGAAA ATTTCAAATTTTGGTGGAAGACTCGTCATCGCTTCTGATGGTATCTGGGATGCTTTATCTTCTGATATGGCTGCCAAGTCTTGTCGGGGTTTACCTGCAGAGCTTGCTGCAAAGTTGGTTGTTAAG GAGGCATTGAGATCAAGGGGCCTGAAGGACGATACGACTTGCCTTGTTGTTGATATCATCCCATCTGACATTCTTTTCTTACCTCCAATACCCAGGAAGAAGCACAATATGTTCAGTTCGCTTCTTTTTGGAAAGAAAGCTCTGAGCTCTGTGAGCAAATCAACAAATAAGCTTTCTGCTGTTGGTGTGGTGGAGGAACTGTTTGAAGAGGGTTCAGCTGTTCTTGCAGAAAG ATTAGGTAAGGATTTCCCCGTGAACACCAACTCTGGGATACACAGATGTGCTGTCTGCCAAGTGGATCAAACCCCAGCTGACGGTTTATCAGTCAACTCGGGCTCTTTCTTCTCACCTGGGTCAAAGCCATGTGAAGGCCCCTTCCTCTGCAGTAACTGTCGGAAAAAGAAAGATGCTATGGAAGGCAAAAGGCCAAGTAGAACCACAGTGACTGCATAG
- the LOC18098627 gene encoding wall-associated receptor kinase-like 20, with the protein MMFVIIVLLTLLSHAPALDVCPKCGNMEVPYPLSTSDNCGNPRYRIYCNSGALEFLSAQGFYYRILSINPSVRKLVISPPLIVKNTCCSSDLSLGGLSLNENLSFNISTHNTVMLFNCSDNILLSPLNCSSTSFCRQYEEVGEGSGCKGTLCCHFLKDTAMTSHRIRVRAGGCTAYTSVVDIKPGDPIDRWNYGIELQWLPPL; encoded by the coding sequence ATGATGTTCGTGATAATCGTTTTGCTCACTTTACTATCCCATGCACCAGCCCTTGATGTTTGCCCTAAATGTGGCAACATGGAAGTCCCTTACCCACTTAGCACAAGTGATAATTGTGGAAACCCTAGGTACAGAATCTATTGCAACAGTGGTGCTCTAGAGTTCTTGTCAGCTCAAGGGTTTTACTACAGGATCCTTAGCATCAACCCTAGTGTTCGTAAGCTTGTCATTAGCCCTCCCCTAATAGTGAAGAACACATGTTGTTCCTCTGATCTTTCCCTTGGAGGATTAAGTCTCAACGAAAACTTGTCGTTCAACATATCCACTCATAACACTGTTATGTTATTCAACTGTTCTGATAACATCCTATTGTCACCGTTGAACTGTTCATCGACCAGCTTTTGTAGGCAGTATGAGGAGGTTGGAGAGGGAAGTGGATGCAAAGGTACTCTTTGTTGCCACTTTTTGAAAGATACAGCAATGACCTCACATAGGATTAGGGTCAGGGCTGGAGGGTGCACTGCTTATACTTCTGTTGTGGACATCAAGCCTGGTGATCCCATTGATAGATGGAACTACGGAATTGAGCTGCAATGGCTGCCTCCACTCTAG
- the LOC18098626 gene encoding probable protein phosphatase 2C 5 isoform X2: MSQDEVSRMRPPLVPLATLIGRELRNEKIEKPYVKYGQAALAKKGEDYFLIKPDCQRVAGDLSTSFSVFAIFDGHNGISAAIFAKEQLLDNVLSAIPQDISREEWLQALPRALVAGFVKTDIEFQQGGETSGTTVTFVIIDGWTVTVASVGDSRCILDSQGGVVSLLTVDHRLEENVEERERVTASGGEVGRLNVFGGNEVGPLRCWPGGLCLSRSIGDTDVGEFIVPIPHVKQVKISNFGGRLVIASDGIWDALSSDMAAKSCRGLPAELAAKLVVKEALRSRGLKDDTTCLVVDIIPSDILFLPPIPRKKHNMFSSLLFGKKALSSVSKSTNKLSAVGVVEELFEEGSAVLAERLGKDFPVNTNSGIHRCAVCQVDQTPADGLSVNSGSFFSPGSKPCEGPFLCSNCRKKKDAMEGKRPSRTTVTA; this comes from the exons ATGAGCCAGGACGAAGTATCAAGGATGAGACCTCCTCTCGTTCCACTTGCGACATTGATTGGACGTGAGCTTAGGAACGAGAAGATTGAGAAACCTTACGTGAAGTATGGACAAGCTGCTTTAGCAAAGAAAGGAGAGGATTACTTTCTCATAAAACCCGACTGCCAGAGGGTTGCTGGGGATCTGTCGACATCATTTTCTGTGTTTGCG ATCTTTGATGGACATAATGGGATATCAGCTGCTATCTTTGCAAAGGAGCAGTTACTGGATAATGTCTTGAGTGCAATTCCTCAAGACATCAGTAGGGAAGAGTGGCTTCAAGCGCTTCCTCGAGCACTTGTTGCTGGTTTTGTGAAAACTGACATAGAATTCCAGCAGGGAG GGGAGACTTCCGGGACAACTGTGACATTTGTCATAATCGATGGGTGGACTGTGACTGTTGCTTCTGTGGGGGATTCACGATGCATATTGGACAGCCAGGGGGGTGTGGTTTCTCTCTTGACAGTTGATCACAGGCTGGAAGAAAATGTAGAAGAGAGGGAACGTGTAACTGCAAGTGGGGGTGAAGTAGGAAGGCTAAATGTTTTTGGGGGCAACGAG GTTGGTCCTCTGCGTTGTTGGCCAGGTGGATTATGTCTTTCTAGGTCAATTGGCGACACGGATGTTGGAGAGTTCATTGTTCCAATACCCCATGTTAAGCAAGTGAAA ATTTCAAATTTTGGTGGAAGACTCGTCATCGCTTCTGATGGTATCTGGGATGCTTTATCTTCTGATATGGCTGCCAAGTCTTGTCGGGGTTTACCTGCAGAGCTTGCTGCAAAGTTGGTTGTTAAG GAGGCATTGAGATCAAGGGGCCTGAAGGACGATACGACTTGCCTTGTTGTTGATATCATCCCATCTGACATTCTTTTCTTACCTCCAATACCCAGGAAGAAGCACAATATGTTCAGTTCGCTTCTTTTTGGAAAGAAAGCTCTGAGCTCTGTGAGCAAATCAACAAATAAGCTTTCTGCTGTTGGTGTGGTGGAGGAACTGTTTGAAGAGGGTTCAGCTGTTCTTGCAGAAAG ATTAGGTAAGGATTTCCCCGTGAACACCAACTCTGGGATACACAGATGTGCTGTCTGCCAAGTGGATCAAACCCCAGCTGACGGTTTATCAGTCAACTCGGGCTCTTTCTTCTCACCTGGGTCAAAGCCATGTGAAGGCCCCTTCCTCTGCAGTAACTGTCGGAAAAAGAAAGATGCTATGGAAGGCAAAAGGCCAAGTAGAACCACAGTGACTGCATAG